The Colletotrichum higginsianum IMI 349063 chromosome 2, whole genome shotgun sequence genome has a segment encoding these proteins:
- a CDS encoding enoyl-CoA hydratase/isomerase: MDNLQTIQLTVDAAKGVALIRFDRPAKRNAFSQAMIGELVATLSHLDALDSVRAVVVTGGPDGPFCGPDFHVQVPLSRRSAALRAAID, from the exons ATGGACAACCTCCAAACCATCCAATTAACGGTGGACGCCGCAAAGGGCGTCGCCCTGATCCGGTTTGACCGGCCTGCCAAGAGAAACGCCTTCTCGCAGGCCATGATCGGTGAGCTCGTCGCAACTCTGAGtcacctcgacgccctggatagcgtccgcgccgtcgtTGTCACCGGTGGCCCGGACGGCCCTTTCTGCG GACCCGATTTCCACGTGCAAGTACCGCTCAGCCGTCGGTCGGCGGCACTGCGCGCGGCAATCGACTAG
- a CDS encoding Enoyl-CoA hydratase/isomerase produces MDLNELVQISTAEAHQRAFLKDLTDAFARFSKPIIAAVVGFAADNENLKLGGGCEIALACDMIYAAEDASFGLPEIKIGTIPGAGGTQRIARALGKHKAMEFVLTGEPASGSEFERLGVINKVFPRQEVVPAAMGLAERIAVMSGPVVKTAKQAVLTG; encoded by the exons ATGGACCTGAACGAACTGGTGCAGATCTCCACGGCCGAGGCCCACCAGCGCGCCTTTCTCAAGGACCTGACAGACGCCTTTGCCAGGTTTTCCAAGCCCATCATCGCGGCTGTAGTCGGATTTGCC GCTGACAACGAGAACCTCAAGTTGGGCGGTGGCTGCGAAATTGCCTTGGCG TGCGACATGATCtacgcggccgaggatgcctCGTTCGGACTTCCAGAGATCAAGATCGGAACTATTccaggcgccggcggcacccaGCGGATAGCCCGGGCTCTGGGCAAGCACAAG GCCATGGAGTTTGTCCTCACCGGCGAACCAGCCAGCGGATCCGAGTTTGAGCGCCTCGGCGTGATCAATAAGGTGTTCCCCCGCCAAGAAGTCGTGCCGGCGGCAATGGGCCTCGCTGAGCGCATCGCCGTTATGTCGGGCCCCGTCGTCAAGACGGCGAAGCAGGCGGTTCTCACCGGTTAG